The following nucleotide sequence is from Dehalococcoidia bacterium.
CGTGATCGCCACGGCGCAGCTCGTGGAGGAGCTGACGATCCAGTCCACACGCGCCCCGCCGAGGGCCGCGACCGTGTCCCGCGCCATCTGCTCCGCCCGTTCGCGCCCGCCGGCGTTGGCCGCGGGCAGGCCGCAGCAGCCCTGCGCCGGCGGGAAGACGACCTCGCAGCCGCAGGCCTGCAACAGCCGCACCACGGCTTCACCCATCGCCGGGTAGAAGCGGTCGGTGATACAGCCGGGAAAGTAGGCGACGCGCAGCCCCGCCGCGGCTGAGCCGGCGATCGGCGCCTGCCGCGGCGCCAGCACCGCGCCCTCGCGCTCGCGCCGCGAGAGCCGCGCCCGGAACGGCTTCGCCGGCAGCGCGGGCAGGTGCCGCCAGGCCGATCCAGGCAGTCCGGGACCAGCGATGAAGCCGTCGCCCTTGCCCAGCGGCAGTTGCGCCACGCGGCCCAGCGCCGTAACCGCGCCACGCCCAGCTGGGTCTTCCAGCATGCCCGTGCCCAAGCGCTTCGCCAGCGGCGGCTTCCCGCGCTTCGCCGCCTGCTCGCGCACGCCGATGATCAGCCGCGGCAAGGGGATGCTGACCGGGCAGACCGTCTCGCAGGCATTGCAGGAGAAGCAAAGGCTCTGCGGCCCGGAGGCGGCCTCGACGCCGTGGTGCCAGGGCGTGAGCACGAGGCCGATCGGGCCGGTGTAGATGTAGCCGAAGGCGTGCCCGCCGACGACGCTGAAGGGCGGGCAGACGTTGGAGCAGGCGCCACAGCGAATGCAACGCAGCGCCTCGCGGAAGGCCGGGTCGGCGCGCATCGGCGTGCGGCCGTTGTCCAGCAGCACGATGTGCACTTCCTTCGGCCCGTGCACGCCGACGGTGAGCGAGACCTCGATGTCGCCGGTGCGGCTGGGACCGGTGATGAAGTTGACGTAGCTCGACTGCTTCTGCCCGGTCGCGGCCAGGCCGAGCACCTTGAGCACCGCGGTCGCGTCTTCAAGCGTGCCGACGATCTTCTCAATGCCGAGCACCGCCACGTGCACGGGCGGCAGCGTGGTGCTGAGCTGGTGGTTGCCCTCGTTGCTGACCAGGACTAATGTGCCGCTCTCGGCGATGGCGACGTTGCAGCCGGAGATACCCAT
It contains:
- a CDS encoding LUD domain-containing protein; the encoded protein is MSGARAPFRQRLHEALASETLPVALDRALGMFRQRRAAAFREADWQTLRDNATRVRRDSVDRLPELVEQFTAEAERAGAVVHLAGDAAEARRIVGEIAQRHGVTLAVKGKSMATEEIELNAYLEGLGVETVETDLGEWIIQLAHESPSHILAPAIHKRREDVAALFTRVTGRPVPPDDIPAIVQVARQELRQKFIDAGMGISGCNVAIAESGTLVLVSNEGNHQLSTTLPPVHVAVLGIEKIVGTLEDATAVLKVLGLAATGQKQSSYVNFITGPSRTGDIEVSLTVGVHGPKEVHIVLLDNGRTPMRADPAFREALRCIRCGACSNVCPPFSVVGGHAFGYIYTGPIGLVLTPWHHGVEAASGPQSLCFSCNACETVCPVSIPLPRLIIGVREQAAKRGKPPLAKRLGTGMLEDPAGRGAVTALGRVAQLPLGKGDGFIAGPGLPGSAWRHLPALPAKPFRARLSRREREGAVLAPRQAPIAGSAAAGLRVAYFPGCITDRFYPAMGEAVVRLLQACGCEVVFPPAQGCCGLPAANAGGRERAEQMARDTVAALGGARVDWIVSSSTSCAVAITQDYAHLLAGDAAVKDAEALAGRVIDLTHFLHDVAKLPAGSLAVASRRATYHDSCQSFNCLGLSAEGRRLLCEVAGAELVEMEEPSVCCGFGGGASFEHPEVARRIAARKLDHIGATQAAFVVTDNPGCILHLRGALHARRSRVRAQHLAEFLAEGLPPAGGRADAR